A window of Trachemys scripta elegans isolate TJP31775 chromosome 9, CAS_Tse_1.0, whole genome shotgun sequence genomic DNA:
ccactcctgagaggtgtttgtccaacctgctcttaaacatacccaataatggagattccactgATATCCTTTTAAATTGAAGCTCTTACCCCTTTTCCTTGGCCGGTTGTCTACTAGTAAAGGAAAGGAACTAGGTCAAATAATGGGTTTATCCATGAATAACTTGAAACGGGTACTTATTGCAAGAATAGGAAGATTTCTCTGTGAAAAATACCAATGATACTTTAGCTGGATCTGCAACCCTTTCTGCCTTTACCGATTTACCTTCccttcttgctttaaaaaaagtatgCTTCATAACCTGGAAGGCTGTCACAGGCCATAAGGGAGACCAGGACTGGGTGGAGACTAATTCCAGTTTATAACACAGTTCTGCAGCTGTCAGCCAGAAGATCCCTGTTCAGGCAGCATTACTCATTCTATCTCCCCAGCTGGGAAATAGCAGGAAAGAAAGCCACACCCTTTTAGTATGGGGAGGCAGTGAGCGTACACACTGCCTTCCTAAGTGAACTTCTGGTTTCCCGGGTGGCGCAGAGACACATCTCTGGGCAAGGGAAGGGATTCAATACCTAGCCCAGATAGGGATTGTGCCACATTcctttaaaatttgtttaaacCTTTGCAGTTGAAGCAGTAGTTGGACTGCATAGCTCAAGCTCTATGCTGCCTCAGGTCTAAAGACCAGGAATTTGTCTTACTGCAAATATATACTACAGTACACTGCAGCAGTCTAACTTGGTTTGTATCCTAAACAGCTTTTTTGCAAAATTTTGGCGCTTATCATTTCTGTGTTCTCTACATCATGTAAATCATTTCCAAAAATACAGTCCTGTTTTGTTGAATGTATAAGAAGGTGCATCTTATGATTTCTTTTAGCTCGTCACTGCCATCTTTTATGTTAACATGGACATCATTGTGATCTCACAGTTTGCCTACTATAAGCTCAAGAATCAGAAGACAACAAAATGTAAGATTTTCAACAGTTAATTCATTTACCACAATATGAAGTGGAATACTTTGGTCCTTGATATACTTTTCTTGAACTTTTAGGTATGAGTTTTCAGAGGGGTCTAAATGGAGGTGAGCACCCAAATCCCAGTTAAAGTGTTCTTAGGCCCCTGTGAAAATCCCATTCTTCCTGCTTAGGGCATGACTTACAATTTTTGCAGGGCAATTTATATTTGTCCCTAAATTCAACTAGTCTATTCAGAATTTGTTACATATTCCTAGTTGGCAAAATACTGTAATAGCTGTGAGTATTTTCTATGTAAGACTGTCACTTTAtataggtgtttaaaaaaaatgcaataaatattGTGGAATCTAGTTGCTTGCTTTAACTTATTTCTTGGTTTTACTATTTACTTTCAGCTATCTAAGCATATGTAAAAAGAAGATTGAAAGCTTGTATTTCTTTCCATTAGGCTCTGTTCAATTAGTTTCCCTGATTTTGATCAAAGTTGgactttttattttgtatttgctaACGGCATAAAATATCTTGACATTTTCATGTGTTCTGTATCTGTAACTATACATAGTGAAAAAGACCTAATGGAAAAGGAATGAAATTACTTGAATTGCTTCATAAAATCCTGCCAATAATTATAGTGTTTAATCTTGGAAAATTTTCAGTCTTccatttatattgcaatagcagTCAAAGTTCTGTTCGAATTGTAAAAGTTCAGGAAGAACAGCATACCTGACCATATCAGTAGTaacattttaaagtcaaaatataaatattaaaactaaAGGTCTAAGAAAGGTAATAAAAACAGAGTTACAACTTAGATGTGTCCAGCTGAATAAAGATCCAGGGCAGCAGATATGGAACTGCTCTTAAATCCATGCAATATCTAACCACATCGAGATTAAGATTACATGGTGTGTCCCTAGCTctgatttttcttgtttttatttcataacctttaaaaaaaaaaaaaaaaaggaaattcacAGTTCCGGCTGCTGTGCCCCTTTTCACTCTTAAGTGTCCCTTAGACACTCATGCCTAACTAGAAGGTGAAGGATAGTTTGGAGGTTAAGGTGGTGGTGTGCGACTCcagagatctggattcagttcccagctctaccTTAGactcttgtgtgaccttgggcaagttgtttagggccagatatttaaaggtatttagctgGTGCTGCGCTCAATATTGCAAAGTCTAATTGATTTATGAGACTGgattcattttcaaaagggatttaagaTCTTAGATCCCATTAACAATCAGTCAATGGGAGTGCAGCACCagctaaatatctttaaatatctGGGCCTTAGTCTTTGTGCTTCAgatccccatctgttaaatggcaATAGTAATATGTCCTTTGTCTTGGCTGTTTAGACTGCAAACTCatagggcagggactttctcttaCTTTATACCAGTACAGCTTCTAGCATAGTGGAGTGCTGATTTCATCTGGAGCCTGTAGGCACTACTGTATTATAATACAGGAGATACCTTATCTACTgaattatttataatattttctgctgttttgaaatcctttgtaggtgactatagccccaatccagcaagtcacataagtgcatgcttaactttaagcatgagtagtcccattgacgtAAGTGGGACCACTCATATGCTTAGTTAatcatgtacttaagtgctttgctggatgggCCTGTATTAACAGCAAAGCCTTTGGGacaaatggaatgaaatttaCATTCCAAATGTCTTTGTATTTGGGGTGTTTAGTCAATACTTGTGGAAAGAGAGTGTTCTGTTCTGTTGTATTTAGCAGCTTTTTGATTATTGTACTAGCTAAACCTGAACGTATTAGGAGGAGCTAGTTTAAAAAGTGGACTGAATGTGAAACTTGTCTTCACGTGTAGATGTTGCAAATAGCAATGTTTCTAGCCAACAAGTCATTTATCAGCTGActtattgtattttattgtagGCAGCATAAACCTGAAGAATTTCTGTGTAACCTGGGTCTTGATGTGTATAACATTGTGTGTAATTTTACCCAGTCAGCTACTGCTACGAAACCAAGACCAGAGTACTGTGCTGGAAGCTAGCAAGGTAGTTTGTTTTTTAGTTAACCTCCGCTCTACACAAAAAGACTATAAAATTTTGGTAAGGATTGTGGATATGCTTCTTAAGAATTTGTATGATGATCCTAATTGCTTTAGAAATTGTGTGCGCGGTATTATGGGTATTTGTTTGAAGGATACATGCCAAACTCCCACCCCAAAAATATAGAAGTTGCCTAAAAACAGCTGTGGAGATGTCTTGCAGTTCAGTCTTCCTGTCTTGATATTTGACATCAGGCTGTATTTCCAGCTGGTATTATTAAAATGCAGCCAATTAAGCATTACACAGCTTTCCAGTTTGTATGAGTGGAAATTCTGAAATGattataattatttgtaattAATATGTTTAACCACATATACTAATTAACTGGTTTTTTTGATAGTCATTTAAGGCAGTAGTAAAAATCactattgttttcttttaaacttgtGGCCTGAAAATATTAATTGAGACATTAAAATCTGTCACAGTGAATTGAGTTCTTTTTTCTCCTAAAGAAATCTTGAGTGCGCTCATGCAAGCTTTCAGTTCACATTGTACTGGGATTTCATAGTTTGTACCTAAATAAatctttctccatcttctgaaagaaggcaggctctttttCTTGCCCTgaatctcccctctccccaacctGTTTAGATTTTCCTTCAAAAGAGTGAGGACCATAATCTCATAGTTCTCCCAATCTGAGAATATTTGTTAATGCCATTCCTAGATCTAGACTACTGCTGCATTATTTCAATTATTGTACCTGCCTACTGAGGAAAAAGATGTACATGAAGTAATGACTTAGTGCAAACAAATGGAGCATAGTTCATGTAATGCAATATACCTTCTCCTGAGTAGGGGCAGGAGTTTGAGAAGATATTGTCCCTCTTTTGAATTTTGCAAGCTATAAATTTATGCTTTTTAAGATGCACTTTATCTTGCTAATGGAGATATATTAGGATGCACAACTCTGTAGTAAATTAGAGTGACAGATGAATGCACCTTCTCATCGTTGATACTAGCTAACATAGGCACTCATTTGGAGACTGGAAACCCAGGTTTACCCTCTGAtgtgggaagggatagctcagtgctttgagcattggcctgctaaacccagggttgtgagttcagtccctgagggggccatttagggatttggggcaaaaatctgtcaggcacaggtacttggtcctgctgtgaagggcagggactggactcgatgacctttcaaggtcccttccagttctatgagataggtatatctccatataataataaaaaaatgtatctGCTGTTGCCTAATACGAGAGTTGAGGAGTAcgtagatgctggaactaggggtgctgcctgtggcttgatgtggtttccattatatacatggtttacagtttggttaaatgtctctcagcacacacacacacacacacctgcactataaaaattgttccagcacccctagaGGGGTATATTCCATCATTTTGCCGATCTTCATAATAGTGCTGGTTTATTACCTATACAGTAATACAAACTACATTGCTCAGCAGGGAAGCCtcttattttcaaaatgtagtaGAGTGGGGAAACTAACATGATTCCAGTTGAACACAGTAGAAAATTCCACTGTCTTGCCACAGTGTGCTTAACTTTTCGCAGGCCATTGCTGTAGTTCTTAATTTTGACTTTAATCACCAAATCTAGCTATTTCACTATTAAGAATAGATGCATTTTGCATTAATATTAAGCATTTAAATCCCAACTGTTGCATGTCACTAGCTTTGATTCTGATGTGCACCACTCTGAGATAAAGATCAAACTCTTTCTAGCAGTCACCTCTTTGGCCATTTACAGCAGCATTGAACTGCTTTGAAGGGAGTTCTGGTCCCAGAAAACCAGTGGCCATAATGCAGGCCTTGAGAGGAAGTTAAACTGTAAGTTAAAACCTCTTGAAATGCTAAAAGGCATTTTTAACCAAAATCTTTTTGTGCTTTTGTTGGTTTTTCAGAACACTCTTGGTATGATCGAAATGTCAGGCTTCATTTGTGGCTATGTATCTTGCATGTTTTACTTGGGATCTAGATTTCCCCAGCTGTATAAAAACGTAAGTATATTTTTGAGAGAGTTCACTTAAATTGCATAGTGCTTCCTGTTGCTTGATGCACTGGAATCTTCCTCTCACTGAACACAAACTTCCATTTCCATTTGAAATCTGAACTTTGCATTTGGGACTATCTGAAATGGGAAGAGGCAAGGAAGGAAAACTGTTTTCCCCCAAAAAGAGAGAGGTGCAGATTCCAGAAAGATGCACAGCTTTCAGAGAGGACAAGAGAAGTAGATCTGAATTTATAAGGGTGGGGCAGAGGCATGCATTGcacatgaaaaacaaacatgcaGTTTATAGCTCTAGATTGCCAAGTGTTCTCTACTAAATAAGTAAGTAAACAATGTAGAGAGTTTATAGAGTACAATGAGTTTAAAACATAATCCACTGTGACTTCAAAGATCTCATTATTGATTTCATAATCTTCCTACTGTCAATGAACAAGGCTGCAGTTCTTTCACACAGGTCGCAGAAGtccggattccgtgactttccatgaccgcCGTGACTTCCGCAGGGGCTGGTGCGTTTGACTTCAGGGCCACCCGaacagctggccccagggccagctgctcaggcagcccacAGCCAGCAGCACCGGCCACTGCTGGAGTGACCCATGCCCAGCTGCTCCGgcggtccccagggccagccgcaccagccgcTGCTCGGGAGGCCATGGGCCAGCTCTGGGAACCGCCTGAGCAGTGGCTGGTCCCGCAGACCGCCTGAGCAGCGGTCCTGGGGGCGGCCCCCGGGGAGCACCTGAGCAGCAGTCCTGGGCACCAACCCGGAGCCAGCTGAACCAGccactgctcaggcagtcccAGCCAGGTGGCTCCAGGGACTACAGAAGCAGCGGCTGGTCCCGGGGACTGCCCaagcagaggttctgggggcagCCCCATGGAGCATCTGAGCAGCTGTCCCGGGGCCtggcctggggccagctgcaccggccacTGCTGCGGCCCCGGGCAGCAGAatagcggccagtgtggctggctctggggagcaCCTGAGCAGCAGTCCTGGGGGTGCCCTGGGAACTGCCCGAGCAGCAGCAGTCCCCAGGCAGCCGGAGCAGCGGTCCCAGGCTGGCATCCAGAGAGCAGTCCCTGGCAGCAGCGGCTGAGGGGCAGTCAACCCCCACCACTATAGCAGGTCCCACTCTCCCCAGCAGGGCTCCCCGGAGCAATGGGGTCCCGGAAGtagagatttagtcaggggtatttttggtaaaagtcatggacaggtcacaggtcatggatttttatttattgcccatgacctatccatgactttttaccaaaaatacccctgactTAATCTTAGCCTTATCAATGAGAGAAAGATTTTATATACGCAGAGAACGACAGGCATTGGAATGCATTTTGATCTTACATTGAAAAAGACTTGGCACAGTGAACTGCAGTTTATTTCCAGTCCAGCAGGCCTCTCTGAACTAAGCTATTATAGCATTTTCAAAATGCTCCACTGGAGAAAGTGAAGGAGTAACAGATTTCTGAAGAAATAAACAGTAACATTTTATAATGCGCTAGAGTCCCATTCTGCTCTGCAGCTGCAGGAGTTAACGTGCATTATTCCCCAGAACTATGCACATTACTACTGATTTAGATTATTCTGGTGCAGAAAGTAATAGATCTAATGGAGGCAGAagcattagaaacatagataaaTGTTTTCTAGCTGAAAAAGAATATGTGTTTGAATTTTGGGGGGCatgttaaaaagtaaaataactgGAAaatatgcaacagagggtcctgtggcacctttaggactaacagaagtattgggagcatcagctttcatgggtaagaacctcacttcttcagatgcaaggttcttacccacgaaagcttatgctcccaatatttctgttagtcttaaaggtgccacaggacctctgttgctttttacagattcagactaacacagctacccctctgatactggaaaaTAGGCATAACCGGTCACTGTAATATATGTGACAacttttattttcctatttttttttttaatatttatttgtagtTCCAAAGAAGATCCACGGAAGGCACATCTTACCTGCTGTTTGCATTAGCCATGATGGGAAACTGTACTTATGGACTGAGCCTTGTTTTAAAGATGCCTGCAGCTGAATCTCTCAGAAACCTCTACTTTTTACACCATCTTCCATGGCTCATTGGGAGCTTTGGAGTTCTGTTTCTAGATATTTTTGTATCCTTTTCCAGTTAGAGCAAGAGTTTCTCAAATGTGTGTTTGTAAATATTGGATAATTTCAGATTTAATTGGTATTTTATATGGTTTTTATTCTGCATCTAAACTGATTGTGAaacaacatctttttaaaaatgatttgccCAGTTTTATAAGATGGCCAGTAAATTTGAATAAGGTATCCAAATTAAAGCTACATTGGATAGCTTTACTTTTTGTAATCAATACATAATGGACCAAATTTTCAGTTTTAGGCGTGCGCAACGGCCCGCCCATTTGTGCATGGCTAATGTGTGTTTAATACGTGAGAAATGCACAAAAATTATTTCCAAGTGCAGATTATAACTGAAACTGGcccatttttaaatgtatcttaAATCAGCTTATTGCCAGACTCATCTAGAGGTAAAGGGCAAACATGAAGCATATTaagatatttttgaaaacatAATATGTAGTGAACATACACTGCAGTTGCCCATAAAACTAAGTGCATCGCCAGGGGCACAAACATATGCACCCATGCATTTAAGTGTATCTTAAAGTCAGTTACTATGCTTGAAGAATCATGCACAATAGCACATATTACAACATGGGTTAGCATGCCAGGCTGCTGTAACAGACAGAAAGAGCTTGGTCTTAAATGAACTCTCTTAATTGGGATTTGTATTGTTTGTGTTTCCAGCATGCTAGTTATTGCTATATATGTGCACTCATTCTAGGAAGATAATTGTTCTTACTGATTGCAAATTGTTGAACAATATTGAGCCTTTGTTTCATAAGTCTAGTGAATGGTAACATATTTGTTGGTCTTATCACTCATCATCTGTATAACTATCTACCCCATTATCCTTGCCAGTTAAAATTCCATGTTTTGTCTATAAAGCCAGTCAAAGAACCAGCAGTGCCTTGATGTAGATAAGGAGGGAGAATACAGCAAGTTGTAGGAAAACCAGCCCATTTTATATTGAATTTGGGCTCCTATTTAGTAGCCttatgaatttaagtgcaacACATCCAAGGAGGAGCCTTGGGGCAGGTCTGCACTACAGCCCTgatcgatgctctgagatcgatccaccagtggtcgatttagcgggtctagtgaagacccgccaaatcaacagcagatcgctctcctgtcgatCCCTGTAATCTACCCCCGACAAGAAGAAGAAGATAAGTCGacgggagaaaatctcccatcgACCCCCCACGAtgtagaccccgcggtaactcAGCCTAAGgtatgttgactccagctacgttattcacaaaacgcacagtcaacatgtggaactccttgccagaggatgttgtgaaggccaagaccataacagggttaaaaaaagaactagataaattcatggaggatagatccatcaatggctattagccaggatgggcaggaatggtgtccctagcctctgtttgccagaagctgggattgaacgatagggaatggatcacttgatgattacctgttctgttcattccctctggggcacctggtgctggccactgtcggaagacaggatactgggctagatggacctttggtctgacccaatagggccattcttatgttcttatgtaggtcgacttaccacagtagtATAGACGTAACCTTGGTTTTGTCACAGCAGAATAGTTTCATGTGAACTAACTTCTTCCATTACTGTACTGCTTTAATCAACTGCACACAGTAGAACTGTAGTATGAGTTTTGGTACACCAAGGCCCTCCCTGCTTAATATTAGATGAAAGGTTCTGTGGATTATTGGCTACTACTGAGATCCCAACAATTGAGTCAATAAATACAGAATTCCAAACCATCTAATTGTATGGAACTCAGAACCTGGattttccagttttcattttGCTAAGCATTAGCATTTAAAGGAGGTTTTCTTGACCTGTCTGGATTGAGAACTTCAAGTCAGTAGCTCAAACTAACAAGAGGAAGAGGGATACAGTATTTAAAGTGTGAAGTTGGGATAGAGTGAAAAGAAGTCTGAGAATCCGCTTAAAGCATGTAAACAGTTCAACTGTTAAAACTTCAGATTGACTAACTCACTTCTTCACTCAGGATAGCCAACCCTGCTCTGTGCATCCGAAGACATGAAGTTCTAGTAAAAGGTCCTTCACTACATGAACACAGAACTTCACTACAGTGGTAATACACTACTGAGGATAATTTCCTgttttgaaattaaaaggtgTAGTTTTATTACTGATGACATATTTCTCTAGCATGAGCAGACTGTTACATTTCATGGCTCTTTGCCCTGGTTTGGACATACAAAGCTTTCGTTCCCTAAACAAAGCCCTGAAATTTTTGGCCTTAGCTGGAAACATAAAATTGCCTATActtacaaaaaggaaaatcagaatTTGATGCTGATTACCATGACAGTACACTACTTGCATATTTGTACATGCCCTTCCATCATGTATTCCTAAGAGGAACTCTGATATTGGCCACAAACTGCCCAGAATCGCAATGCTTGTGTGCACATGACATTCATTTCTCAGTTTTGACTTGATTAGAGTCTGAATCCAATCCTACTAGTAGTCCTCCAGTTCAAATTATATTGAAAACAGATGCTTCCAACCTGGCTTGGGGAATTTGAAGAAACTTTGTAATcaagagaaaaggagaaacaaaagCAGACCTCCTGCCTTGAGACGTCCTCAAGATATGGAAATAAGTGCTTTCCAAAGAGAGCTTCATTACTGTTTGTTGCAGAAAATCCTAGCAAACTCACACACCACATTAGACAGTCATGAGTAAATCAGAAAGAGGTAAGCAGGATCTTTCTTGATCATTGGGAACAGAGGGAGTTGGAATAGAAAGCTCCCAATCTTCAGAGGAGAAGAGATGTCTCAGTTGTGTAAAATCACTGCCTTTGAGTGATTAACTTTCTTTTCTGGTTGTTAATTtctgagaacatccacagttataTTAGATGGGATACAAAGCAGCATGCAGCTAGGACAAAACCAACCTTTAACTGACTGAGTTAGGATTATGCTTCCCCTGTCAGCCAGTTACTCCATAACTTTCTGCTATTGAATTTTTGCACATATGTCTGTTGCAGTGGCAGCTGAAGTTAGCCAAGAGACTAGTCCCTAGACTGAAATGGCTGGGGGAGGGCATTCTCAGTAGATCAGTTGGGATTCTGGAACTTTCTTCCCAGTTGTCCAGGTTTGTTTCCTATTTAGTGACATTGGAAGAGTCATGACTCTTCACTGGCTTTTGGTTGAGGTACAGGGTTGGGTTGGCATAAGAGTTTGGTTGAGTGTGCAGTTACTTTAGCTTCATCATAAAGTactataaaatgcaaaatattagagTAGTTaatgcccagttctgccctcaaACACATGGATGCTGCTTTAACTGATTTCCCTGGAGATTTAGTTCAGTGGGAGATCTATCCATGTAGCTGATGGACAGAATTGGGCCATTAGGTTTCCACCTTGAAACCTCCCAACCAGCCCCATTTGAACCTTTTTATGTCTTTATCTGTAAATTGAATCCCTAAAACAATGCCTTGTGCCTAGATTAGACAGACCCTAGTACAGAGATTTCCCCCCCATCTCTGTTTTATTTGCCATGCAGTACTTTAGGTCCGGCCTTTGTCAGCAAACTACATTGAAATGCTGCATAGTTATTTGCAGATTACATTGTTACTAGAGGGCCAAAAATAAGTATAGTCAGCCAGAGCTAAGCAACAATAGCCAGAGTCTTATCAGTCCTGCCTCTTGTGATTTGCAAGGCAACCGTTTGGAATTCATTATATACTTTTACAAAACCTCATTGTGTTGTAATTCAGTTACATCATGCAGAGAATCTAAGCCTGACCTGGCAATTCAGCAAGGGCAGTTTCCCAACTGAGCATACAACTTTCTCCTCTCTCAGCATCTGTTTTTCTCAGGATGGTTTCATATATCACGTATTGCACATTAATATCTTTATATACttagaaaacaaaattttgacCCATTAGTTCACAGTGACTGTCCAAGACTTGGTTCTGTCAATTTAGTATGGCTATGAGCCAGCCAAGCTGTCTGCATGCTCAGGCCTTCATTTTCATTGAGAAAGTTATGGACATGAACAGTAAGCATGCTTCCATATGCAAGAGCTTTAGCGGTCTTTAATTTTATTCCTTAAATCCCCAAATAAGTGTATCTAGTAATAAAAATGTGCTGGAAATATTGATCTGAAATTATACATTGCAAGTTATTTGGAGTTGGTTCCTTCCCATACTCTTCATCTCATTAAATAAAACAGGCCACTAGGCAGTTAATGGTCATGGGCTAAGTATGATAGTCAGTGCTGGCATGCAGGAGATCCACACTTGTCCCATCTCCCAGATCTATggcctgatttcagtggagtaacTCCTTATTCACACTGGTGGAAGGTCTCAGTCCCACAAGAGCTCTTAATGCTTCATCAGGAGATGAAAGCACTCAGCACCCTCAGAAGGTGCTCAGTCTCTTGCAGGATGAGGTCCTATCAAAATCCAGGTCTCTTGGTTTCCTGATCTACAGAAGCTGGAAGTGCTATGCAGCTAACTTGCTCAGCTCTAATCAGGGAGAGAGTCCCATGTTAATACAGCAGTGAATAAGAGTGCTTATCTACTGTCTCTGAAGGAAATCCTGCCTAGGCTttagctggaagggacttcagaggTGGGGTATTGTAAAGCTTTGGGAAAGCAGGGTGATTCGCCTAGGATGTAGAGAattgcctccctacccacctgcACCTTCCAGCAAGCTTCTATGGCAATAAAAATTTTTGAAATAGCAGCATGCCTTAGCGTCAAATGTCTCACTGCTATGGTCTACTAGCCAAGTTATTTTAACATGTTTAAAGTGTTCCCAGGAGAGATCTGATGTGCCAGGTTTCCTCCCAAAGCAACTCtatttcatttgtaaaatgggatttGAAGTATAGTGGTAAGCTGTGTGAATAAGGGCATGCATTGTACTGTGTGCGTGAAGATACCTGGTAAACAGATGCCCCCTTGTATCCATTTCCTAGACCTTTAAgcctttcatgcaggtccctatGACTGaaatttccttcctgaccccatccacttcacctcctcctccaaaaCCCCTTCAAGGTTGGATATAAACACTAATGGTAGTTTGGTCTAATACAGTGATTTTCAACTTGTGGTTCGCAGACCCCTAGGTGTGTCCAcagactaagatttccaaaggggtccacacctccatttgaaattttttagaggtcctcaaatgaaaaaaggttgaaaaccactggtctagtagATGAGACACTTGTCTGGGAGTTGgccttggattctattcctagctctgccctgACCTGCCATGTCACCTACAGCAAGTCACCTCTCAGTGCCTGTGTGGgtttctcctcccaccttctGACTTGTTTATTTGGCCTAGAAACtattttggggcaggggccatctgtTACTGAGCATGTGtttagtgcctagcacagtgggaccctgatctcCCAGTTGGAGCCTTGATGCACTGCTGTTATACAAATAAATGAAACTAAATATGCATTGTTTAATTGAACCTCTAGCACAAAGTGACTGGAAAACCGGGTTCTCTCCTCGTGGTTCTGCCCCTTTACCATGCTAAGAAAGGAGTGTTTTAAAGTGAGCAAATTTGTATATACGGGGTTAGTCTGTGCTGCACCTCcaggaggcacagcacagaacgtGCGGCTTAGAGGGAGGGGGACAAAGGTATCTTTAAGCTGTCTCTGTGCCGCCAGATtctgggtgtggctggggatCAGAGTAGCCCCTACAGGCCCCcaagggctgctctcatttatgGTAGGCTCCCTTCATCTGCTTATGGGCTGCTTTGTAGCCCAAAACAGGCCAACTGCAAAGCACTGTGGCCACTCTCCGTCATGCCTCTGAAATGCTCTCTATGGTTCCATCCCCAGCATAGCCCTCTGCCTGGGGTTACGGGAGGAGGGAGTACAGTGTAGGGCAATGTCAGTCATACACTGCTCCTGTGTTGGAGCTTTCACCTGGGGGTCATTGTGGCTTCTTTACACTCCTGCAAGTCACCGGTAACATATATAGGGGCCAGTCTGAGCGCCAGGATCCAGCCCAATATGTATTAATTTGATCATCATAACTGAGGAGATCT
This region includes:
- the SLC66A1L gene encoding putative uncharacterized protein SLC66A1L isoform X2 yields the protein MMAPQLYTHAFNISPVENRRLCINGTPWIWHLLEECVENAWEYWSVVIGLISIVCFLFAALPQIYVAYQNGKVDQALSLGFLLCWIGGDLTNFIGCYLTNQLPIQLVTAIFYVNMDIIVISQFAYYKLKNQKTTKCSINLKNFCVTWVLMCITLCVILPSQLLLRNQDQSTVLEASKNTLGMIEMSGFICGYVSCMFYLGSRFPQLYKNFQRRSTEGTSYLLFALAMMGNCTYGLSLVLKMPAAESLRNLYFLHHLPWLIGSFGVLFLDIFMTAQFIMYRKQNKRRPSLVALEVEPLLVNEEDS
- the SLC66A1L gene encoding putative uncharacterized protein SLC66A1L isoform X1; translated protein: MMAPQLYTHAFNISPVENRRLCINGTPWIWHLLEECVENAWEYWSVVIGLISIVCFLFAALPQIYVAYQNGKVDQALSLGFLLCWIGGDLTNFIGCYLTNQLPIQLVTAIFYVNMDIIVISQFAYYKLKNQKTTKCSINLKNFCVTWVLMCITLCVILPSQLLLRNQDQSTVLEASKVVCFLVNLRSTQKDYKILNTLGMIEMSGFICGYVSCMFYLGSRFPQLYKNFQRRSTEGTSYLLFALAMMGNCTYGLSLVLKMPAAESLRNLYFLHHLPWLIGSFGVLFLDIFMTAQFIMYRKQNKRRPSLVALEVEPLLVNEEDS
- the SLC66A1L gene encoding putative uncharacterized protein SLC66A1L isoform X3, with protein sequence MGQIYVAYQNGKVDQALSLGFLLCWIGGDLTNFIGCYLTNQLPIQLVTAIFYVNMDIIVISQFAYYKLKNQKTTKCSINLKNFCVTWVLMCITLCVILPSQLLLRNQDQSTVLEASKVVCFLVNLRSTQKDYKILNTLGMIEMSGFICGYVSCMFYLGSRFPQLYKNFQRRSTEGTSYLLFALAMMGNCTYGLSLVLKMPAAESLRNLYFLHHLPWLIGSFGVLFLDIFMTAQFIMYRKQNKRRPSLVALEVEPLLVNEEDS
- the SLC66A1L gene encoding putative uncharacterized protein SLC66A1L isoform X4, whose protein sequence is MDLASLGRMCRKCVGVLECCHRTDFHCLFSVCCTTLVTAIFYVNMDIIVISQFAYYKLKNQKTTKCSINLKNFCVTWVLMCITLCVILPSQLLLRNQDQSTVLEASKVVCFLVNLRSTQKDYKILNTLGMIEMSGFICGYVSCMFYLGSRFPQLYKNFQRRSTEGTSYLLFALAMMGNCTYGLSLVLKMPAAESLRNLYFLHHLPWLIGSFGVLFLDIFMTAQFIMYRKQNKRRPSLVALEVEPLLVNEEDS